A region of Streptomyces sp. NBC_01267 DNA encodes the following proteins:
- a CDS encoding sulfate adenylyltransferase subunit 1 gives MTSPTDQLADQLSATTLLRFATAGSVDDGKSTLVGRLLHDSKSIFTDQLEAVAQASLGRGQETPDLALLTDGLRAEREQGITIDVAYRYFATPRRRFILADTPGHVQYTRNMVTGASTAELAVVLVDARNGVVEQTRRHAAVAALLRVPHVVLAVNKMDLVDYAEPVFAAIAEEFTAYAASLGVPEITAIPISALAGDNVVEPSAHMDWYGGPTVLEHLETVPASHDLTACKARFPVQYVIRPQTAEHPDYRGYAGQIASGALRVGEAVTVLPSGRTSTIAGIDVLGQSADIAWAPQSVTVRLADDLDISRGDLIAPTAHAPVPTQDVLATVCHVADSALVVGQRVLLKHTTRTVKAIVKDIPSRLTLDDLSQHPDPGQLVANDIGRVVVRTAEPLALDAYADSRRTGSFLLIDPADGTTLAAGMAGDAFAVTAEHVAAAAETAPDDAGWDF, from the coding sequence ATGACCAGCCCTACTGACCAGTTGGCCGATCAGCTGTCGGCCACCACCCTGCTGCGCTTCGCGACCGCGGGCTCCGTCGACGACGGCAAGTCCACGCTGGTCGGCCGGCTGCTGCACGACTCCAAGTCGATCTTCACGGATCAGCTGGAAGCCGTCGCGCAGGCCTCGCTGGGCCGCGGCCAGGAGACCCCCGACCTGGCGCTGCTGACCGACGGGCTGCGCGCCGAGCGGGAACAGGGCATCACGATCGATGTCGCGTACCGCTACTTCGCCACGCCGCGGCGCCGGTTCATCCTGGCGGACACCCCGGGGCATGTGCAGTACACCCGCAACATGGTGACCGGGGCTTCCACCGCCGAGCTCGCGGTGGTGCTGGTCGACGCCCGCAACGGTGTCGTCGAGCAGACCCGCCGTCATGCGGCGGTCGCCGCGCTGCTGCGGGTGCCGCACGTGGTGCTGGCCGTCAACAAGATGGACCTCGTCGACTACGCCGAGCCCGTCTTCGCCGCCATCGCCGAGGAGTTCACCGCGTACGCTGCCTCCCTCGGCGTCCCGGAGATCACCGCGATCCCGATCTCCGCGCTCGCCGGTGACAATGTGGTGGAGCCGTCCGCGCACATGGACTGGTACGGCGGCCCGACCGTTCTGGAACATCTGGAGACGGTCCCGGCCAGCCACGACCTCACCGCGTGCAAGGCGCGCTTCCCCGTCCAGTACGTGATCCGGCCGCAGACCGCCGAGCACCCCGACTACCGGGGCTACGCGGGCCAGATCGCCTCGGGCGCGCTGCGGGTCGGCGAGGCCGTGACGGTACTGCCGTCCGGCCGTACGTCCACCATCGCCGGGATCGATGTGCTGGGGCAGAGCGCGGACATCGCCTGGGCCCCGCAGTCGGTGACCGTACGGCTGGCCGACGACCTCGACATCTCGCGCGGCGACCTGATCGCGCCGACCGCCCACGCACCCGTGCCGACGCAGGACGTCCTGGCGACCGTCTGCCATGTGGCCGACTCGGCGCTGGTGGTGGGTCAGCGGGTGCTGCTCAAGCACACCACCCGCACGGTCAAGGCGATCGTCAAGGACATCCCCTCCCGGCTGACCCTCGACGACCTCTCCCAGCACCCGGACCCGGGGCAGCTGGTCGCCAACGACATCGGCCGGGTCGTCGTCCGTACCGCCGAGCCGCTGGCCCTCGACGCGTACGCCGACTCCCGGCGCACCGGTTCGTTCCTGCTGATCGACCCGGCCGACGGCACCACGCTGGCGGCCGGTATGGCGGGCGACGCGTTCGCGGTGACGGCGGAGCACGTCGCCGCGGCGGCCGAGACCGCACCGGACGACGCGGGATGGGACTTCTAG
- the cysD gene encoding sulfate adenylyltransferase subunit CysD yields MTTAAAVTEGTDSPFALSHLDALESEAVHIFREVAGEFERPVILFSGGKDSILMLHLALKAFAPAAVPFSLLHVDTGHNFPEVLAYRDRVVAEHGLRLHVASVQEYIDAGKLRERPDGLRNPLQTVPLTEGIQQHRFDAVFGGGRRDEEKARAKERVFSLRDEFSQWDPRRQRPELWQLYNGRHAPGEHVRVFPLSNWTELDVWQYIERERIELPEIYFAHERDVFKRSGMWLTPGEWGGPKGDESVETRLVRYRTVGDMSCTGAVDSDATTLEAVITEIAASRLTERGATRADDKMSEAAMEDRKREGYF; encoded by the coding sequence ATGACGACCGCTGCCGCTGTCACCGAAGGTACGGACAGCCCGTTCGCGCTGAGCCACCTGGACGCCCTGGAGTCCGAGGCGGTCCACATCTTCCGCGAGGTCGCGGGCGAGTTCGAGCGGCCGGTGATCCTCTTCTCCGGCGGCAAGGACTCGATCCTGATGCTGCACCTGGCGCTGAAGGCCTTCGCCCCGGCCGCCGTGCCGTTCTCGCTGCTGCACGTGGACACCGGGCACAACTTCCCCGAGGTACTGGCCTACCGCGACCGGGTGGTGGCCGAGCACGGGCTGCGGCTCCATGTCGCCTCGGTCCAGGAGTACATCGACGCCGGGAAGCTGCGCGAGCGCCCCGACGGGCTGCGCAATCCGCTCCAGACGGTCCCGCTCACGGAGGGGATCCAGCAGCACCGGTTCGACGCGGTGTTCGGCGGCGGGCGTCGGGACGAGGAGAAGGCGCGCGCCAAGGAGCGGGTGTTCTCGCTGCGCGACGAGTTCTCGCAGTGGGACCCGCGCCGCCAGCGCCCGGAACTGTGGCAGCTGTACAACGGCCGGCACGCGCCCGGCGAGCACGTCCGGGTGTTCCCGCTCTCCAACTGGACGGAGCTGGACGTCTGGCAGTACATCGAGCGGGAGCGGATCGAGCTGCCCGAGATCTACTTCGCCCACGAGCGCGACGTGTTCAAGCGTTCCGGCATGTGGCTGACCCCGGGCGAGTGGGGCGGCCCCAAGGGCGACGAGAGCGTCGAGACCCGGCTGGTGCGCTACCGCACCGTCGGTGACATGTCCTGCACCGGCGCCGTCGACTCCGACGCCACCACGCTCGAAGCCGTGATCACCGAGATCGCCGCGTCCCGGCTGACCGAGCGGGGCGCGACCCGCGCCGACGACAAGATGTCCGAGGCCGCGATGGAAGACCGCAAGCGCGAGGGGTACTTCTAA
- the cysC gene encoding adenylyl-sulfate kinase, whose product MTSVQENQMTTDQGATVWLTGLPSAGKTTIAHALAERLRGEGRRVEVLDGDEIREFLSAGLGFSREDRHTNVQRIGFVAELLASNGVTALVPVIAPYADSREAVRKRHGSTGTPYLEVHVATPVEVCSVRDVKGLYAKQAAGEISGLTGVDDPYEAPEAPDLRIESHQQTVQESAAALHALLTERGLAR is encoded by the coding sequence ATGACGAGTGTTCAGGAGAACCAGATGACGACGGACCAGGGAGCCACTGTCTGGCTCACCGGTCTGCCGAGCGCGGGCAAGACCACCATCGCCCATGCCCTCGCGGAGCGGCTGCGCGGCGAGGGCCGCCGGGTGGAGGTGCTCGACGGTGACGAGATCCGCGAGTTCCTGTCCGCCGGGCTCGGCTTCAGCCGCGAGGACCGGCACACCAACGTCCAGCGCATCGGCTTCGTCGCCGAACTGCTCGCGTCCAACGGCGTGACGGCGCTGGTGCCGGTCATCGCGCCGTACGCGGACAGCCGGGAGGCCGTGCGCAAGCGGCACGGGAGCACCGGCACCCCGTACCTGGAGGTGCATGTCGCCACTCCGGTGGAGGTGTGCTCCGTACGCGATGTGAAGGGTCTGTACGCCAAGCAGGCGGCCGGTGAGATCTCCGGGCTGACCGGGGTCGACGACCCCTACGAGGCGCCGGAGGCCCCGGACCTGCGGATCGAGTCGCACCAGCAGACCGTGCAGGAGTCCGCCGCCGCGCTGCATGCGCTGCTCACCGAGAGGGGCCTGGCCCGATGA
- a CDS encoding phosphoadenylyl-sulfate reductase produces MTDTQETADPETEDPETEDPRALAERAGRELEDASPLEILRWAADTFGRQFCVTSSMEDAVVAHLASRAFPGVDVVFLDTGYHFPETIGTRDAVEAVMDVNVITLLPWQSVAEQDAEHGPRLHDRDPDLCCALRKVKPLEDGLRHYRAWATGLRRDESPTRANTPVVGWDEKRQKVKISPIARWTQDDVEAYITEHGVLTNPLLTDGYPSIGCAPCTRRVAEGEDARAGRWAGRNKTECGLHG; encoded by the coding sequence ATGACCGACACTCAGGAGACCGCGGATCCGGAGACCGAAGATCCGGAGACCGAGGATCCGAGGGCACTCGCCGAGCGGGCCGGCCGCGAGCTGGAGGACGCCTCCCCGCTGGAGATCCTCCGCTGGGCCGCCGACACCTTCGGCAGGCAGTTCTGCGTGACCTCCTCGATGGAGGACGCGGTCGTCGCCCACCTCGCGTCCCGTGCCTTCCCCGGGGTGGACGTCGTCTTCCTCGACACCGGCTACCACTTCCCGGAGACCATCGGCACCCGGGACGCGGTGGAGGCCGTGATGGACGTCAACGTCATCACGCTGCTGCCCTGGCAGAGCGTCGCCGAGCAGGACGCCGAACACGGCCCCCGGCTGCACGACCGCGACCCCGACCTGTGCTGCGCCCTGCGCAAGGTGAAGCCGCTGGAGGACGGGCTCAGGCACTACCGGGCGTGGGCCACGGGCCTGCGCCGCGACGAGTCGCCGACCAGGGCGAACACCCCGGTCGTCGGCTGGGACGAGAAGCGGCAGAAGGTCAAGATCTCGCCGATCGCCCGCTGGACGCAGGACGACGTGGAGGCGTACATCACCGAGCACGGCGTCCTCACCAACCCGCTGCTCACCGACGGATACCCCTCCATCGGCTGCGCGCCCTGCACCCGGCGGGTCGCCGAGGGCGAGGACGCGCGGGCCGGCCGGTGGGCCGGACGGAACAAGACCGAGTGCGGGCTGCACGGCTGA
- a CDS encoding nitrite/sulfite reductase, whose amino-acid sequence MAASPETPPPAAPRRKVSRHRGEGQWAKGHFTPLNGNEQTKKDDDGLNVRTRIETIYSKRGFDSIDGGDLRGRMRWWGLYTQRKEGIDGGKTAILEPEELDAEFFMLRVRIDGGRLTTEQLRVIGDISQEFARGTADLTDRQNVQFHWIRIEDVPEIWRRLEEVGLSTTEACGDTPRTILGSPVAGVAANEIIDGSWAVDEIQRRFIGNPEFSNLPRKFKTAISGSPQLDVAHEINDIAFVGVDHPEHGPGFDLWVGGGLSTNPKLGVRLGAWVPLDEVPDVWEGVISIFRDYGYRRLRNRARLKFLVADWGPEKFRQILEDEYLERKLLDGPAPEQPAEVWRDHLGVHEQRDGRFYVGFAPRVGRVDGTTLTKVAELVAAHGSGRLRTTTEQKMIALDIEESRVDSLVAGLEALDLKVDASPFRRGTMACTGIEFCKLAIVETKASGAALIDELERRIPEFDEPITININGCPNACARIQVADIGLKGQLVLDKDGNQVEGFQVHLGGALGLEAGFGRKVRGLKVTSEELPDYVERVLKRFQAERADGERFATWAARAAEESLS is encoded by the coding sequence ATGGCCGCCAGCCCGGAAACGCCCCCTCCAGCCGCGCCCCGCCGCAAGGTGAGCCGTCACCGTGGCGAAGGCCAGTGGGCCAAGGGCCACTTCACTCCGCTGAACGGCAATGAGCAGACCAAGAAGGACGACGACGGTCTCAATGTGCGGACACGCATTGAGACGATCTACTCCAAGCGCGGCTTCGACTCGATCGACGGCGGCGACCTGCGCGGCCGGATGCGCTGGTGGGGGCTGTACACCCAGCGCAAGGAAGGGATCGACGGCGGCAAGACCGCGATCCTGGAACCCGAGGAGCTGGACGCCGAGTTCTTCATGCTGCGGGTCCGGATCGACGGCGGTCGGCTCACCACCGAGCAACTGCGTGTCATCGGGGACATCTCGCAGGAGTTCGCCCGCGGCACCGCGGACCTCACCGACCGGCAGAACGTCCAGTTCCACTGGATCCGGATCGAGGACGTCCCGGAGATCTGGCGGCGGCTGGAGGAGGTCGGCCTCTCGACCACCGAGGCGTGCGGTGACACTCCCCGTACGATCCTCGGCTCACCCGTGGCGGGCGTCGCCGCGAACGAGATCATCGACGGCTCGTGGGCGGTCGACGAGATCCAGCGACGCTTCATCGGCAACCCCGAATTCTCCAACCTGCCAAGGAAGTTCAAGACCGCGATCTCCGGCTCGCCGCAGCTCGACGTCGCGCACGAGATCAACGACATCGCCTTCGTCGGCGTCGACCACCCCGAGCACGGCCCCGGTTTCGACCTGTGGGTCGGCGGCGGCCTCTCCACCAACCCGAAGCTCGGCGTGCGGCTCGGTGCCTGGGTTCCGCTGGACGAGGTGCCCGATGTGTGGGAAGGCGTCATCTCGATCTTCCGCGACTACGGCTACCGCCGGCTGCGCAACCGCGCCCGGCTGAAGTTCCTCGTCGCCGACTGGGGCCCGGAGAAGTTCCGGCAGATCCTGGAGGACGAGTACCTGGAGCGCAAGCTCCTCGACGGGCCCGCGCCCGAGCAGCCCGCGGAGGTCTGGCGCGATCACCTCGGCGTGCACGAGCAGCGGGACGGACGGTTCTACGTCGGCTTCGCCCCCCGCGTCGGACGCGTGGACGGCACGACCCTGACGAAGGTCGCCGAGCTGGTGGCGGCACACGGCTCGGGGCGGCTGCGGACCACCACCGAGCAGAAGATGATCGCCCTCGACATCGAGGAGTCGCGGGTCGACTCGCTGGTGGCCGGTCTCGAAGCGCTGGACCTGAAGGTCGACGCCTCGCCGTTCCGGCGCGGCACCATGGCCTGCACCGGCATCGAGTTCTGCAAGCTGGCGATCGTCGAGACCAAGGCGAGCGGCGCCGCACTGATCGACGAACTGGAGCGCCGGATCCCGGAGTTCGACGAGCCGATCACCATCAACATCAACGGCTGCCCCAACGCCTGTGCGCGTATCCAGGTCGCCGACATCGGCCTCAAGGGCCAGTTGGTGCTGGACAAGGACGGCAACCAGGTCGAGGGCTTCCAGGTGCACCTGGGCGGCGCACTCGGGCTGGAGGCGGGCTTCGGCCGCAAGGTCCGTGGCCTGAAGGTGACTTCGGAGGAGCTGCCCGACTACGTCGAGCGTGTCCTGAAGCGGTTCCAGGCCGAGCGCGCGGACGGTGAGCGGTTCGCCACCTGGGCCGCGCGGGCCGCAGAGGAGTCCCTCTCGTGA
- a CDS encoding putative leader peptide has translation MPGTGIALVSRRHVDLCRMSSAICPAR, from the coding sequence ATGCCTGGAACTGGAATTGCCTTGGTGAGTCGGCGCCACGTCGATCTCTGCCGCATGTCCAGCGCCATCTGTCCGGCGCGCTGA
- a CDS encoding GNAT family N-acetyltransferase — protein MSTVTVTTWSLEQTSPADLKPAAEPAGDIRIVRAEVPSPEFSRFLYASVGGDIRWTDRLPLSYAQWQEILDRPGAETWVAYDRGTPAGYVELDPQDDGVVEIMYFGLIPAFRGRRIGGHLLSYGVRRAWDLADRTPGRPPTKRVWLHTCSKDGPYAMDNYLRRGFRLFRTETEEEAEVATPGPWPGAQHTSGA, from the coding sequence ATGAGCACCGTCACCGTGACCACCTGGTCCCTGGAACAGACCTCGCCCGCCGATCTGAAGCCCGCCGCCGAGCCCGCGGGCGACATCCGGATCGTCCGGGCCGAGGTCCCCTCCCCCGAGTTCAGCCGGTTCCTCTACGCCTCGGTCGGCGGGGACATCCGCTGGACCGACCGGCTGCCGCTCTCGTACGCGCAGTGGCAGGAGATCCTGGACCGGCCGGGCGCCGAGACCTGGGTGGCGTACGACCGGGGCACTCCGGCCGGGTACGTGGAGCTGGACCCGCAGGACGACGGGGTCGTGGAGATCATGTACTTCGGGCTGATCCCCGCCTTCCGGGGGCGGCGGATCGGCGGCCATCTCCTGTCGTACGGCGTGCGGCGCGCATGGGATCTCGCCGACCGCACCCCCGGGCGTCCCCCGACGAAGCGGGTCTGGCTGCACACGTGCAGCAAGGACGGTCCGTACGCGATGGACAACTATCTGCGCCGCGGCTTCCGGCTCTTCCGGACCGAGACCGAAGAGGAAGCGGAGGTGGCGACTCCGGGGCCCTGGCCCGGGGCGCAGCACACGTCCGGTGCGTGA
- a CDS encoding GNAT family N-acetyltransferase: MTAEVRRDDWGIPHLRADSAHALAHAQGHNAAVDRAWQIEFERHRSQGTTAAFLGAAAVGWDSFARQSRLDDTARRCFGNLDARTADWVRAYVAGVNAGLAEGARRTPEFASAGLAPGSWRPWTPLAVWLSTHILFAGFPTKLWREEAARALGEGAIDLFATDGPGTAGSNGWLVTGELTASGAPLLAGDPHRFIEAPGVYQQIQLACPEFDVVGLAVPGVPGIAHFGHTSTVAWSITNAMADYQDLYQEKLRRRGGSVEALGPDGWRPASAHLETIEVAGADPVTIEVIETARGPVVVGGPEAPSAVSLRHPPRVSGELGFDALPLLLRARTVDDVDRAFDRWAEPVNVVQAADTEGGLLHRVAGTVPVRDPANGLRTVRAWDARHAWRGLHESLPREAVEGFAVMANQRELAAPLGVEFAPPHRARRIRQLLGGAADWTAPDMAALHMDSQLPAPQPLLDLLTGLDGLTPGAARLRERLLGWDRRMDAGSTDAAAYAALRAAVVRRLAAHPALAALAEPAVADAYPEVFRPWLALTPRVAFALDGLLTTELLPEIDRAAVVRAAAEETGETDGSGPSWGALHRLAPWQALPDEQAGEGPGLSGDHDCVLSTSSIPGLTHRTVRGPAARYVWDLARRDNSLWAVPFGASGVPGHPHHRDQLPLWAEGGLVPVVSDWNRLRSPVPTVYEQQVDGFGTVRVVPVDPQQDSALIHRWVGQERARFWGMRDASPDDVLETYTFLDSLDTHHAYLLHLDGTPVALFQTYEPEADPLGECYDVQPGDFGIHLLIGPADGQQRRGFTGELLSVFLAFVLSDPAVRRVVAEPDARNTRAVDRLLRSGFVLGPEVDKPEKRARLTFLLRDGEQGRERTA; the protein is encoded by the coding sequence GTGACAGCCGAGGTCCGCCGCGACGACTGGGGCATACCGCATCTGCGCGCGGACAGCGCGCACGCGCTGGCGCACGCACAGGGACACAACGCGGCCGTGGACCGCGCCTGGCAGATCGAGTTCGAACGCCACAGGTCGCAGGGGACCACGGCCGCGTTCCTGGGCGCGGCGGCCGTCGGCTGGGACAGCTTCGCCCGGCAGTCCCGGCTGGACGACACGGCCCGGCGCTGTTTCGGGAACCTGGACGCGCGGACCGCGGACTGGGTCCGCGCGTACGTGGCGGGGGTCAACGCCGGACTGGCCGAAGGGGCCCGCCGCACACCGGAGTTCGCCTCCGCGGGACTGGCCCCCGGCAGCTGGCGGCCCTGGACGCCGCTGGCCGTCTGGCTGTCCACCCACATCCTCTTCGCGGGCTTCCCCACCAAACTGTGGCGCGAGGAGGCGGCCCGCGCCCTCGGGGAGGGCGCCATCGACCTGTTCGCCACCGACGGTCCCGGCACCGCGGGCAGCAACGGCTGGCTCGTCACCGGGGAACTCACCGCGAGCGGCGCACCGCTCCTGGCGGGCGACCCGCACCGGTTCATCGAAGCCCCCGGTGTCTACCAGCAGATCCAGCTGGCCTGCCCGGAGTTCGACGTCGTCGGGCTGGCCGTTCCCGGCGTCCCCGGCATCGCGCACTTCGGACACACCTCGACCGTCGCCTGGTCGATCACCAACGCCATGGCCGACTACCAGGACCTCTACCAGGAGAAACTGCGGCGCCGGGGCGGGTCCGTGGAGGCACTGGGCCCGGACGGCTGGCGCCCCGCGTCGGCACACCTGGAAACCATCGAGGTGGCAGGGGCCGATCCGGTCACGATCGAGGTGATCGAGACCGCCCGCGGCCCGGTCGTCGTCGGCGGTCCGGAGGCGCCGTCGGCCGTCAGCCTGCGTCACCCGCCGCGGGTGAGCGGTGAACTCGGCTTCGACGCCCTACCGTTGCTGTTGCGGGCCCGCACGGTCGACGACGTGGACCGGGCCTTCGACCGCTGGGCCGAGCCGGTCAACGTCGTACAGGCGGCGGACACCGAGGGCGGTCTGCTGCACCGCGTCGCGGGCACCGTACCCGTACGCGACCCGGCGAACGGCCTGCGTACCGTCCGGGCCTGGGATGCGCGGCACGCCTGGCGCGGGCTGCACGAGTCGCTGCCGCGCGAGGCGGTCGAGGGCTTCGCCGTGATGGCCAACCAGCGGGAACTGGCCGCCCCGCTCGGGGTCGAGTTCGCACCGCCGCACCGCGCGCGGCGCATCCGGCAGCTGCTGGGCGGGGCCGCGGACTGGACGGCCCCGGACATGGCCGCCCTCCACATGGACAGCCAACTGCCCGCACCCCAGCCGCTGTTGGACCTGCTCACGGGTCTCGACGGGCTGACCCCCGGCGCCGCGCGGCTCCGGGAACGGCTGCTCGGGTGGGACCGCAGGATGGACGCCGGCAGTACGGACGCCGCCGCGTACGCCGCGCTGCGGGCAGCCGTCGTGCGACGGCTGGCGGCGCATCCCGCGCTGGCCGCGCTGGCGGAACCCGCGGTGGCCGACGCCTACCCGGAGGTGTTCCGGCCGTGGCTGGCGCTGACCCCCCGGGTGGCCTTCGCGCTGGACGGACTGCTGACGACGGAGCTGCTGCCGGAGATCGACCGGGCCGCCGTGGTCAGGGCGGCGGCCGAGGAGACCGGGGAGACGGACGGATCCGGGCCGTCCTGGGGCGCGTTGCACCGGCTCGCCCCCTGGCAGGCACTCCCCGACGAGCAGGCCGGCGAAGGGCCCGGCCTGTCGGGCGACCACGACTGCGTCCTGTCCACCTCCAGCATCCCCGGACTCACCCACCGCACCGTCCGCGGCCCGGCCGCCCGCTACGTCTGGGACCTCGCCCGGCGCGACAACAGCCTCTGGGCCGTGCCGTTCGGCGCCTCCGGGGTACCGGGCCACCCCCATCACCGCGACCAGCTGCCGCTGTGGGCCGAAGGCGGACTCGTCCCGGTGGTCAGCGACTGGAACCGGCTGAGGAGCCCCGTGCCGACCGTGTACGAGCAGCAGGTCGACGGTTTCGGAACCGTCCGTGTCGTCCCCGTCGACCCGCAACAGGACTCCGCCCTGATCCACCGCTGGGTCGGCCAGGAACGGGCCCGCTTCTGGGGCATGCGGGACGCGAGCCCCGACGACGTCCTGGAGACCTACACCTTTCTCGACTCGCTGGACACGCACCACGCCTATCTGCTCCACCTCGACGGCACACCGGTGGCGCTCTTCCAGACGTACGAACCGGAGGCCGATCCGCTGGGCGAGTGCTACGACGTCCAGCCGGGCGACTTCGGCATCCATCTGCTGATCGGCCCCGCCGACGGTCAGCAGCGGCGGGGCTTCACCGGCGAGCTGCTGTCCGTGTTCCTGGCCTTCGTGCTGTCCGACCCGGCCGTGCGTCGCGTCGTGGCCGAACCGGACGCCCGTAACACCAGGGCGGTCGACCGCCTGCTGCGCTCCGGGTTCGTGCTCGGTCCCGAGGTGGACAAGCCGGAGAAGCGGGCCAGGCTGACCTTTCTGCTCCGGGACGGGGAGCAGGGGCGGGAGCGGACAGCGTGA
- a CDS encoding helix-turn-helix domain-containing protein, with translation MRTGAPRTAGLDARHTQETARVLHGLREAALAGGRPELAARPVIDASWQRMFRAGIDPEQDTRSVLLDTEELEHRRRATQLSGLLPTLSQELAPAVDASMQVMVVTDAEGRVLWRSGNRATMRKADRICLAEGAAWSEGATGTNAVGTVLATGRAVQVHSAEHFVRTLRNWTCAAAPIHDPRDGRLIGVLDVSGPDSTFHPAMLALVDSVARLATAELQKRHLVTVDRLRSVGSPILSRVGGRALVVDAHGWPAAVTGMPPTDRLPLPKSFAAGRVWLPSLGMCTVEPLPGGWLIRLDEEGTEPGGGTPTSRVVLDLSGRRRWSVTVSGASGSWTQELTPRHAELLYVLSLHREGRTAAELADGLFGDATRTVTVRAEMSRVRRRLAEILAHRPYRFAEGVEVEVIRPADPTDLLPHSTAPAVRGPGTPP, from the coding sequence ATGAGGACCGGAGCCCCCCGTACGGCTGGTCTGGACGCCCGGCACACCCAGGAGACGGCGCGCGTGCTGCACGGCCTGCGTGAGGCAGCGCTGGCGGGCGGCCGTCCCGAACTCGCCGCGCGTCCGGTCATCGACGCGTCCTGGCAACGGATGTTCCGGGCAGGCATCGACCCGGAGCAGGACACCCGCAGCGTGCTGCTGGACACGGAGGAGTTGGAGCACCGGCGCCGGGCCACCCAGCTCAGCGGCCTGCTGCCGACGCTCAGTCAGGAGCTGGCCCCGGCCGTCGACGCGTCGATGCAGGTCATGGTGGTCACGGACGCCGAGGGCCGGGTGCTGTGGCGCAGCGGCAACCGGGCGACGATGCGCAAGGCCGACCGCATCTGTCTGGCGGAGGGCGCCGCCTGGAGCGAGGGCGCCACCGGCACCAACGCGGTCGGCACGGTGCTGGCGACGGGCCGGGCCGTCCAGGTGCACTCCGCCGAGCACTTCGTCCGTACGCTGCGGAACTGGACCTGCGCCGCCGCGCCGATCCACGATCCGCGTGACGGGCGGCTGATCGGTGTCCTCGATGTCAGTGGGCCCGACTCCACCTTCCATCCGGCCATGCTGGCGCTGGTCGACTCGGTGGCCCGGCTGGCCACGGCGGAACTGCAGAAGCGGCATCTGGTGACGGTCGACCGGCTGCGCTCCGTGGGCTCGCCGATTCTGAGCAGAGTGGGCGGCCGGGCCCTGGTGGTGGACGCGCACGGCTGGCCCGCGGCGGTGACCGGGATGCCGCCGACGGACCGGCTGCCGCTGCCCAAGTCCTTCGCCGCGGGGCGGGTCTGGCTTCCCTCGCTGGGCATGTGCACGGTGGAGCCGCTGCCCGGCGGCTGGCTGATCCGGCTGGACGAGGAGGGTACGGAGCCGGGCGGGGGCACGCCGACGAGCCGGGTCGTCCTCGATCTGAGTGGGCGCCGGCGGTGGTCGGTGACCGTGTCGGGCGCGTCGGGGAGCTGGACGCAGGAGCTGACACCGCGCCACGCGGAACTGCTGTACGTGCTGAGCCTGCACCGCGAGGGGCGCACCGCCGCCGAACTGGCGGACGGTCTGTTCGGCGACGCGACGCGGACGGTGACGGTGCGGGCGGAGATGTCCCGGGTGCGCCGCCGGCTGGCCGAGATCCTCGCGCACCGCCCGTACCGCTTCGCCGAGGGGGTGGAGGTCGAGGTGATCCGCCCGGCGGACCCGACGGATCTGCTGCCGCACTCCACGGCGCCCGCGGTGCGGGGTCCGGGTACACCGCCCTGA